From Psychrobacillus sp. FSL K6-2836, a single genomic window includes:
- a CDS encoding DUF3886 domain-containing protein encodes MAKKKQRQQQVKPAKQIEEGNSLSDQLSSDVLAKLKETKKQLVTAEQEKEEERQAQLAFEKKEKEKNKSFEELLDEYGFGGSKF; translated from the coding sequence ATGGCGAAGAAAAAACAAAGACAACAACAGGTAAAGCCAGCTAAGCAAATAGAAGAAGGTAATTCATTGTCCGATCAGCTTTCCTCTGACGTTCTTGCGAAATTAAAAGAAACGAAGAAACAGTTAGTAACCGCTGAACAAGAAAAAGAAGAAGAACGACAAGCACAGCTAGCTTTCGAAAAGAAAGAAAAAGAAAAAAACAAATCGTTTGAAGAACTACTAGATGAATATGGCTTTGGTGGTTCAAAGTTTTAA
- a CDS encoding ATP-dependent Clp protease ATP-binding subunit — MKCQQCSKNDATMSLRVQVNHQGMQMHLCQVCFQDIQGQLTAGKMPSFGKEAEHFFQADGSHQTRTQTRQPEEHQGNSLLDQLAKNLSNDAQEGRIDTVIGRDQEIKRVIETLNRRNKNNPVLIGEPGVGKTAIAEGLAVKILEGDVPGKLMNKQVYLLDVASLVTNTGIRGQFEERMKQLIEELQTRKDVILFVDEIHLLVGAGTAEGSKMDAGNILKPALARGGLQLIGATTLKEYRQIEKDAALERRFQPIIVKEPSTEDTIHILNGIKDRYENFHEVRYPDEAIQAFVTLSQRYIQDRFLPDKAIDLMDEVGARLNLTLTSDDSESIGTHLNEVIQQKEQAAEKEDYEKAANLRFEEIQLRKQLEQAKQNEDTPQVEVTVADIELIVEEKTGIPVTKLQAAEQAKMKGIAENLGKKVIGQEEAVDKIAKAIRRSRAGLKSKNRPIGSFLFVGPTGVGKTEITKVLAEELFGSRDTLIRLDMSEYMEKHSVSKIIGSPPGYVGHEEAGQLTEHVRRNPYSILLLDEIEKAHPDVQNMFLQIMEDGRLTDSHGRTVSFKDTVIIMTSNAGTGDKKVSVGFNQPAHESINMLEMLGAYFKPEFLNRFDAIVAFNELTEGNLLEIVNLMLGDLQITIAENDIDMTISSEAKLALVKLGYDKRFGARPLRRVIQDKIEDPLTDLILEEETIKKVHVDVMDEEIVVRKV; from the coding sequence ATGAAATGTCAGCAGTGTAGTAAGAACGACGCAACGATGAGTCTGAGAGTACAGGTTAATCATCAAGGAATGCAAATGCATTTGTGTCAAGTATGTTTTCAAGATATTCAAGGACAATTGACTGCAGGAAAAATGCCGTCATTTGGCAAAGAGGCAGAGCATTTTTTCCAAGCGGATGGTAGTCATCAGACACGTACACAAACGAGACAACCTGAGGAACATCAAGGCAATAGTTTGTTAGATCAACTTGCTAAAAATCTATCGAACGATGCCCAAGAAGGTCGGATTGATACGGTCATTGGACGTGATCAAGAAATAAAGCGCGTCATTGAAACGTTAAATAGAAGAAATAAAAATAATCCAGTTTTAATTGGTGAACCGGGTGTTGGTAAAACAGCCATTGCAGAGGGACTTGCAGTGAAAATCCTCGAAGGTGATGTTCCTGGGAAATTGATGAACAAACAAGTGTACTTGTTAGATGTTGCCTCACTCGTAACGAACACTGGCATTCGCGGACAATTCGAAGAGCGAATGAAACAATTAATCGAAGAACTTCAAACGCGAAAAGACGTGATTTTATTTGTTGATGAAATTCACTTACTCGTTGGGGCAGGCACGGCAGAAGGTTCAAAAATGGATGCCGGTAATATTTTGAAACCCGCTTTAGCGCGTGGGGGACTGCAACTTATTGGTGCAACCACGTTGAAAGAATATCGTCAAATCGAAAAAGACGCTGCACTTGAGCGTCGTTTCCAACCAATTATTGTGAAGGAACCATCTACAGAAGATACGATTCACATTTTAAATGGTATTAAGGATCGGTATGAAAACTTCCATGAAGTGCGCTATCCAGATGAAGCGATTCAAGCATTTGTTACTTTATCGCAGCGGTATATTCAAGATCGATTTTTACCAGATAAAGCAATCGACTTGATGGATGAAGTGGGGGCACGGTTAAATCTGACACTTACGTCAGATGATTCAGAGTCAATCGGAACACATCTTAACGAAGTTATTCAGCAAAAAGAACAAGCCGCAGAAAAAGAAGACTACGAGAAAGCGGCAAATTTACGCTTTGAGGAAATCCAGTTACGTAAACAATTGGAGCAAGCGAAACAAAATGAGGACACGCCTCAAGTAGAAGTGACGGTAGCAGATATTGAATTGATAGTAGAAGAAAAAACTGGAATACCTGTGACAAAACTACAAGCAGCAGAACAGGCAAAAATGAAAGGAATCGCAGAAAATCTCGGTAAAAAAGTGATTGGTCAAGAAGAAGCGGTCGATAAAATTGCCAAAGCGATCCGTCGTAGTCGTGCAGGGCTCAAATCTAAAAATCGTCCTATTGGTTCTTTCTTATTTGTCGGTCCAACAGGAGTCGGTAAAACAGAGATTACAAAAGTGTTGGCAGAGGAATTATTTGGTTCGCGTGATACGTTGATTCGTCTTGATATGAGTGAATATATGGAGAAACATTCGGTGTCTAAAATTATTGGTTCTCCTCCAGGTTATGTAGGGCATGAGGAAGCGGGTCAACTGACAGAACATGTTCGCCGTAATCCTTATTCCATCTTACTGTTGGATGAAATTGAAAAGGCACATCCTGACGTACAAAATATGTTCCTGCAAATAATGGAAGATGGTCGTTTAACAGATTCACATGGCCGAACAGTTAGTTTCAAAGATACGGTCATTATAATGACGAGTAATGCAGGAACAGGCGACAAAAAAGTAAGTGTAGGATTCAATCAGCCAGCACATGAATCTATCAATATGCTTGAAATGCTAGGGGCTTATTTCAAACCGGAATTTCTCAATCGTTTCGATGCTATTGTCGCATTCAATGAACTGACAGAAGGAAATTTACTTGAAATCGTAAACTTGATGCTTGGAGATTTGCAAATAACTATTGCAGAAAATGATATTGATATGACGATTTCGTCGGAAGCAAAACTAGCCTTAGTCAAACTAGGTTACGATAAACGGTTTGGTGCTCGACCGCTTAGAAGAGTGATTCAAGACAAGATTGAAGATCCATTAACAGATCTTATTTTAGAAGAAGAAACGATTAAAAAAGTCCATGTAGATGTTATGGATGAAGAAATTGTTGTTCGCAAAGTATAA
- a CDS encoding thymidine phosphorylase yields the protein MNMLNLIDKKKRDNSLTEEEIQYMINKYTNDEIPDYQMSSMLMAILINGMNKDETSWLTKSIVESGDVIDLSSIEGFKVDKHSTGGIGDKISLLVAPILASLNIPIAKMSGRGLGITGGTVDKLESIQGFNVELTSDQFIKQVNEHKIAIVGQSGNLTPADKKLYALRDVTGTVDSIPLIASSIMSKKIASGADGIVLDVKCGKGAFMKDLNHATELASTMISIGESLGRKVSVVITDMNQPLGHNIGNKLEVAEAHDFLKNYKDSEQGLLEVTIAISSKMYQLATGVSEDEAQKQVIETLTNGAALEKFKEFITAQGGDASDIKPKDTKHTIEVKAVKDGYINLIDAELIGMASLLVGAGRLTKADTLDFDAGVKLVSLTGQEVQKGDTLAILYSNKDDVAESIKLIEEAYKIIEDEPVKNNSILKIM from the coding sequence ATGAATATGCTTAATTTAATCGATAAGAAAAAAAGAGACAATTCATTAACCGAAGAAGAAATACAATATATGATTAATAAATATACAAATGATGAAATTCCAGACTATCAAATGAGTTCAATGTTGATGGCAATCTTAATAAATGGAATGAATAAAGATGAAACATCATGGTTAACAAAATCTATAGTTGAATCAGGTGATGTTATTGACTTATCTTCTATTGAAGGATTCAAAGTTGATAAGCACTCAACTGGAGGAATAGGTGACAAAATTAGTCTTCTTGTTGCACCGATTTTAGCATCATTAAACATTCCAATTGCAAAAATGAGTGGAAGAGGATTAGGTATCACAGGTGGTACTGTAGACAAATTAGAATCTATACAAGGTTTTAATGTTGAATTAACTTCTGATCAATTCATAAAGCAAGTAAATGAACATAAAATTGCCATTGTTGGTCAATCTGGTAATTTAACTCCAGCTGATAAAAAATTATATGCATTAAGAGATGTAACAGGTACTGTGGATTCGATCCCGTTGATTGCTTCATCAATTATGAGTAAGAAAATTGCTAGTGGGGCAGACGGCATTGTACTAGACGTCAAATGTGGTAAAGGTGCTTTCATGAAGGATTTAAATCATGCTACAGAATTGGCTTCTACTATGATTAGCATTGGTGAAAGTTTAGGTAGAAAAGTATCAGTTGTTATCACTGATATGAACCAACCTTTAGGGCATAACATTGGTAATAAATTAGAAGTTGCAGAAGCACATGATTTCCTTAAAAACTATAAAGATAGTGAGCAAGGCTTATTAGAAGTTACAATAGCTATATCTTCAAAAATGTATCAATTAGCTACTGGAGTAAGTGAAGATGAAGCGCAAAAACAAGTAATAGAAACACTTACAAATGGTGCTGCATTGGAAAAATTCAAAGAATTCATAACTGCTCAAGGCGGAGATGCTTCTGATATTAAACCGAAAGATACTAAGCATACGATTGAAGTAAAAGCTGTAAAAGATGGTTATATCAATTTAATTGATGCTGAATTGATTGGGATGGCTTCTCTATTAGTAGGTGCAGGTCGTTTAACAAAAGCGGATACCCTTGATTTTGATGCAGGAGTTAAACTGGTATCATTAACAGGTCAAGAAGTTCAAAAAGGTGATACATTAGCTATTCTATATTCAAACAAAGATGATGTAGCCGAATCAATTAAATTGATTGAAGAAGCTTATAAAATTATTGAAGATGAACCAGTCAAAAACAATTCTATTTTGAAAATAATGTAA
- a CDS encoding aldo/keto reductase, producing the protein MKKRQLGKSDIYVSEIGLGCMSLPTEQAEADNIIQVALDNGINYFDTADLYNKGENEKIVGNALKSNRQNIILATKVGNRLNKTGEGWSWDPSKEWIRDAIHASLKRLQTDYIDVYQLHGGTMEDDVDEVIDIMESLQKEGLIREYGISSIRPNVIERFLRKSNAVSVMMQYSLLDRRPEEWFSLLEDHQASLFSRGTVAKGLLTSNGLNRANKTKEYLSYTQKELVDTIVRLQALEAPIASLALQYVLQRKVTGSMIIGASSSLQLLESIEAYKHQVPENFLQKAAEITKQDVYMEHRV; encoded by the coding sequence TTGAAGAAAAGACAATTAGGTAAAAGTGATATATACGTATCTGAAATCGGCTTAGGGTGCATGTCACTTCCAACAGAACAAGCAGAGGCGGATAATATTATTCAAGTCGCACTAGATAATGGCATTAATTATTTTGATACAGCAGATTTATACAATAAAGGCGAAAATGAAAAGATTGTAGGAAATGCCCTAAAGAGCAATCGACAAAATATAATTTTGGCTACAAAAGTTGGAAATCGATTAAACAAAACTGGGGAAGGATGGTCATGGGATCCTTCTAAGGAATGGATAAGAGATGCCATACATGCCTCATTGAAGCGACTCCAAACTGATTATATAGATGTGTATCAACTACACGGAGGCACGATGGAAGACGATGTGGACGAAGTTATAGACATAATGGAATCTCTCCAAAAAGAAGGGCTTATTCGTGAATATGGAATATCCTCTATTCGGCCAAATGTGATAGAACGATTTTTACGCAAAAGTAATGCCGTCTCCGTCATGATGCAATATAGTTTACTAGACAGAAGACCTGAAGAATGGTTTTCCCTGCTAGAAGACCACCAAGCTTCCCTGTTTAGCCGTGGAACAGTTGCAAAAGGTTTACTTACATCCAATGGTCTTAATCGTGCAAATAAAACAAAAGAATATCTCAGCTACACACAAAAAGAATTAGTCGATACTATCGTAAGATTACAAGCATTGGAGGCACCGATTGCATCCCTTGCACTTCAATACGTGTTGCAAAGAAAAGTAACAGGATCCATGATTATCGGAGCTAGTAGCTCCTTACAATTACTTGAATCTATCGAAGCGTATAAACATCAAGTGCCAGAAAACTTCCTACAAAAAGCTGCAGAAATAACGAAGCAAGATGTGTATATGGAGCATAGAGTTTAA
- a CDS encoding hydroxymethylglutaryl-CoA lyase, translating into MFSLPNKVTIIEVGPRDGLQNEKNEVPTEVKLAFIERLQLAGIEEMELTSFVSPKWVPQMKDANEIVNRVNRVGRQLVLTPNNKGVELAKQSGAQCFAVFVGVSNSFNKKNINKSTKESMDELRPIVGKLLQEGHFVRACVSTAFYCPYEGKIDSSDTLALCKEFVSWGVNELSVADTIGMANPQESYELFDSLKKEFPATLITAHFHDTRKMGIANIFASLQAGINRFDTSAGGLGGCPFAPGATGNVATEDVVNMLHQMGIGTNINLDLLLKAVEVVEPYVSRPIDTGMYKLFKSK; encoded by the coding sequence ATGTTTAGTTTACCAAATAAAGTGACAATTATCGAGGTAGGTCCAAGAGACGGTTTGCAAAATGAGAAAAATGAAGTGCCAACCGAAGTAAAATTAGCTTTTATCGAAAGACTGCAACTTGCAGGAATAGAGGAAATGGAATTAACTTCTTTCGTATCGCCAAAATGGGTGCCACAAATGAAAGATGCAAACGAAATAGTTAACCGAGTAAACAGGGTAGGAAGACAACTCGTACTAACACCTAATAATAAAGGTGTTGAATTAGCCAAACAATCCGGCGCACAGTGTTTTGCTGTATTTGTTGGCGTTTCTAACAGTTTTAATAAAAAAAATATTAACAAATCTACGAAAGAAAGTATGGATGAACTTAGACCTATTGTGGGAAAACTATTACAAGAAGGTCATTTTGTGCGTGCTTGTGTTTCCACAGCTTTTTATTGTCCATATGAGGGTAAAATAGATTCATCGGACACGTTAGCATTGTGCAAGGAATTCGTTTCATGGGGTGTAAACGAACTTAGCGTAGCTGACACAATCGGAATGGCGAATCCACAGGAAAGCTATGAATTATTCGACTCGTTAAAGAAAGAATTCCCAGCCACTCTTATTACCGCTCATTTTCACGATACTAGAAAAATGGGTATAGCCAATATTTTTGCTAGCTTACAAGCCGGGATTAATCGATTTGATACCTCTGCTGGCGGCCTAGGTGGATGCCCTTTTGCACCGGGTGCTACAGGAAATGTAGCAACCGAGGATGTTGTGAATATGCTACATCAAATGGGTATTGGGACGAATATAAATCTGGACTTATTGCTTAAAGCTGTAGAAGTAGTTGAACCTTATGTGTCAAGACCGATAGACACGGGAATGTATAAACTATTTAAAAGTAAGTAG
- the xerD gene encoding site-specific tyrosine recombinase XerD gives MNNGILHLEDYMHFLQIERQLANNTLTSYKKDLIDYLHHIFEVQQLHSLNEIERTHIVLYLRSLKENGKSARTISRHISSIRSFHQFLLREKVANTDPSVHLDLPQLEQKLPTYLSVEELNNLLNSIDISKPQGQRDLAMFELMYASGMRISECLNLNLEDIHLSMGFVRVFGKGGKERIVPLGGASIRACADYIENARPALLKSEKTEAIFINRRGKRLTRQGIWKLLNKHAITAGISKEITPHVLRHSFATHLIENGADLRAVQEMLGHADISTTQIYTHVSKSRLKDVYKQFHPRA, from the coding sequence TTGAATAATGGAATACTACATTTAGAGGATTATATGCACTTCCTGCAGATTGAACGGCAGTTAGCGAATAATACATTGACCTCCTATAAAAAAGATCTAATCGATTATTTACATCATATATTTGAAGTACAGCAACTACATAGTCTAAATGAGATAGAGCGAACGCATATTGTTCTTTATCTGCGAAGTTTAAAAGAAAATGGAAAATCTGCTCGGACGATTTCTAGACATATTTCCTCTATACGTTCCTTTCATCAGTTTTTATTAAGAGAGAAAGTGGCGAACACAGATCCATCTGTCCATTTGGATTTACCACAGCTAGAGCAAAAGTTACCAACTTATTTGTCAGTGGAGGAATTGAATAATCTATTAAATAGTATTGATATATCCAAACCACAGGGACAAAGAGATTTAGCTATGTTTGAACTTATGTATGCTAGTGGGATGCGGATAAGTGAGTGTTTGAACTTAAATTTAGAGGATATACATTTATCCATGGGGTTTGTTCGTGTTTTCGGAAAAGGTGGTAAGGAACGAATTGTCCCATTAGGTGGTGCTTCCATTAGAGCTTGCGCAGATTATATAGAAAATGCTAGACCAGCTTTGTTGAAATCTGAAAAAACGGAAGCTATTTTTATTAACAGGCGCGGTAAGCGGCTAACTAGACAGGGGATATGGAAGTTATTAAATAAGCATGCTATTACGGCAGGGATTTCGAAGGAAATCACTCCTCACGTGCTACGCCATTCTTTTGCAACGCATTTAATAGAAAATGGAGCAGATTTACGTGCTGTTCAAGAGATGCTAGGTCATGCCGATATTTCAACGACTCAAATTTATACGCATGTTAGTAAGAGTCGTTTAAAGGATGTCTATAAACAATTTCACCCTAGAGCATAA
- a CDS encoding alpha/beta hydrolase, with translation MKKRVIIWTSIFTSVLTAMATFFGFFVTNRLMYMKKKENDFILNREITSKRLDEAWFNAVNKTEQWIESKNGYSLKAIFVEPLETNNYVVICHGVTENKINSLRFVRMFERLGFNSVVYDHRRHGDSGGKTTSFGFYEKIDLQSIVEAVRERAGKNAVLGIHGESMGAATTLLYGGSIIDDADFYISDCAFSDFEQQVYHIMTQTTPLRTSLAIRFANLFLKLRDGYTLNLVSPIDVIDKIEKPVLFIHSLQDDFILPKMTEDLYEKKQGPKTLKLFDIGEHAKSFNENSKEYEQVVADFLQENGLLNKK, from the coding sequence ATGAAGAAACGTGTAATTATTTGGACGAGTATTTTTACTAGTGTATTGACAGCTATGGCTACGTTCTTTGGTTTCTTTGTAACTAATAGGCTTATGTATATGAAGAAAAAAGAAAATGATTTTATATTAAACCGTGAAATTACATCTAAACGATTAGATGAAGCCTGGTTTAACGCTGTAAATAAAACGGAACAATGGATTGAATCTAAAAATGGCTATTCATTAAAGGCTATTTTTGTCGAACCATTAGAAACAAATAATTATGTCGTGATTTGCCATGGAGTTACAGAAAATAAAATAAACTCATTACGTTTTGTTCGTATGTTCGAACGACTCGGCTTTAATAGTGTCGTCTACGATCATCGCAGACATGGTGATTCCGGTGGCAAGACAACGAGTTTTGGCTTTTATGAAAAAATAGATTTACAATCTATTGTTGAAGCAGTCAGAGAAAGAGCTGGAAAGAATGCAGTATTAGGTATCCACGGAGAATCTATGGGAGCAGCCACGACACTATTATATGGTGGATCCATAATAGATGACGCTGACTTTTATATTTCAGATTGTGCATTTTCGGATTTTGAACAGCAAGTTTATCATATAATGACACAAACAACTCCTCTTCGAACTAGTCTTGCCATTCGATTTGCTAATTTATTTTTAAAGCTTCGTGATGGATATACGTTAAATCTCGTTTCACCTATTGATGTTATTGACAAAATCGAAAAACCTGTATTGTTTATCCACAGCTTGCAGGATGATTTTATCTTACCTAAGATGACGGAAGATTTATATGAAAAAAAACAAGGTCCAAAAACATTAAAATTGTTTGATATAGGTGAACATGCTAAATCCTTCAATGAAAACAGCAAGGAATATGAGCAAGTTGTTGCAGATTTCCTACAAGAAAATGGCTTGCTAAACAAGAAGTAA
- the fur gene encoding ferric iron uptake transcriptional regulator produces the protein MESRIDRIKKQLSGASYKLTPQREATVRVLLENEEDHLSAEDVFLLVREISPDIGLATVYRTLELLNELNVVDKIQFGDGVSRYDLRQEGAAHFHHHLVCIECGAVDEIQEDLLEDVEAIVEKKWNFRIKDHRLTFHGICYRCQEDK, from the coding sequence ATGGAAAGCCGTATTGATCGTATAAAAAAACAATTATCTGGTGCGAGCTATAAACTGACGCCGCAGCGAGAAGCGACAGTCCGAGTTTTGCTTGAAAATGAAGAAGATCATTTAAGTGCAGAAGATGTATTTTTACTAGTTAGAGAGATATCACCTGATATAGGACTTGCAACAGTTTATAGAACGCTTGAGTTATTAAACGAATTGAATGTGGTAGATAAAATTCAATTCGGTGACGGCGTATCTCGCTATGATTTGAGACAAGAGGGCGCAGCGCATTTTCACCATCATTTAGTATGTATTGAATGTGGAGCTGTAGATGAAATTCAAGAAGATTTGTTAGAAGATGTAGAAGCTATTGTCGAAAAAAAATGGAACTTTAGAATAAAAGACCATCGTCTAACATTTCACGGTATTTGCTACCGTTGCCAAGAGGATAAATAA
- a CDS encoding acetyl-CoA C-acetyltransferase, which translates to MTNEVVIVSAVRTAIGSFQGALKDVPATKLGAIVIEKALEKAGVSKDAVDEVIMGNVLQAGLGQNPARQASIQAGLPHSVSALTINKVCGSGLKAIHLATQAIIAGDADIIVAGGMENMSQSPYLLKNARDGFRMGDQKIVDSMISDGLWCAFNDYHMGVTAENLCDQYNITREEQDKFSARSQARAAQAIEEGKFADEIVSVEIPQRKGDPIVFSKDEYPKKGSTEEKLAGLRPAFKKDGSVTAGNASGINDGAAAVVVMSKAKADELGLKPVATIVANASAGVDPSIMGIGPVEAVKKVLNKSQITLADIDLIEANEAFAAQSIAVDRELSFNHDILNVNGGAIALGHPIGASGARIFVSLLHEMEKRDVKTGLATLCIGGGQGVATIVKRS; encoded by the coding sequence GTGACAAATGAAGTTGTAATCGTAAGTGCAGTTAGAACTGCAATTGGTTCATTTCAAGGAGCTTTAAAAGATGTGCCAGCTACTAAACTAGGTGCTATTGTTATTGAAAAGGCGTTAGAAAAAGCAGGGGTTTCAAAGGATGCAGTGGACGAAGTAATAATGGGGAACGTCCTTCAAGCGGGGTTAGGTCAAAATCCTGCAAGACAGGCATCAATTCAAGCTGGATTACCACATTCAGTTTCTGCATTAACTATTAATAAAGTATGTGGTTCTGGCTTAAAAGCAATACATCTTGCTACTCAAGCTATTATTGCAGGGGACGCAGATATTATTGTTGCAGGTGGTATGGAAAACATGAGCCAATCTCCGTATTTATTGAAAAATGCTAGAGATGGCTTCCGTATGGGCGATCAAAAGATAGTAGATAGCATGATTTCAGATGGTCTATGGTGTGCATTTAATGATTATCATATGGGTGTGACGGCTGAAAATCTATGTGATCAATATAATATTACTAGAGAAGAACAAGATAAATTTTCCGCACGTTCACAGGCAAGAGCTGCGCAAGCGATAGAAGAAGGTAAGTTTGCTGATGAAATCGTGTCCGTAGAAATTCCTCAGAGAAAAGGAGATCCAATTGTCTTTTCAAAAGATGAGTATCCGAAGAAAGGTTCTACTGAAGAAAAATTAGCGGGGCTGCGTCCTGCCTTTAAAAAAGACGGCTCTGTAACTGCTGGTAATGCTTCAGGTATTAATGATGGAGCGGCAGCCGTTGTGGTCATGTCAAAAGCTAAAGCGGATGAACTTGGACTTAAACCAGTAGCGACAATTGTAGCAAATGCATCTGCAGGAGTGGATCCAAGCATCATGGGAATTGGTCCCGTGGAGGCAGTGAAAAAAGTATTAAACAAATCTCAAATCACATTAGCGGATATAGATTTAATCGAAGCGAATGAAGCTTTTGCAGCACAATCGATCGCTGTTGATAGAGAACTATCCTTTAACCATGATATACTAAACGTAAATGGTGGAGCGATTGCATTAGGTCATCCGATTGGGGCTAGTGGTGCACGTATATTCGTTTCTTTACTTCATGAAATGGAGAAGAGAGATGTGAAAACAGGTCTTGCTACACTTTGTATCGGTGGCGGACAAGGGGTCGCAACTATAGTTAAACGCTCATAA
- a CDS encoding NUDIX hydrolase produces MKKFEEKTIQSELKFKGRIITLQVDEVELPNGKTSNREIVKHPGAVAVIAVTKDKKIILVEQFRKALERSIIEIPAGKIEIGEAPEITALRELEEETGYTTENLQYIQSFATSPGFADEIIHLYFADNIEKMEQPVGLDDDEFVELLHVTIPEMEEMVKKQQIYDAKTAFAYIWLKDYFKEA; encoded by the coding sequence ATGAAAAAATTTGAGGAAAAAACAATTCAATCTGAGCTTAAATTCAAAGGTAGAATCATCACGCTACAAGTAGATGAAGTAGAACTACCAAATGGCAAAACTAGTAATAGAGAGATTGTCAAGCATCCTGGTGCGGTTGCAGTTATTGCAGTAACAAAAGACAAAAAAATAATTTTAGTAGAACAATTTAGAAAAGCATTAGAACGATCAATCATTGAAATTCCTGCCGGAAAAATAGAGATTGGAGAGGCTCCAGAAATAACTGCCCTGCGAGAATTAGAAGAAGAGACAGGCTATACGACGGAAAATCTACAATACATACAATCATTTGCTACATCTCCCGGATTTGCTGATGAGATTATCCATCTATATTTTGCAGATAATATTGAAAAGATGGAACAACCAGTAGGGTTAGATGATGATGAGTTTGTAGAATTATTACATGTAACTATCCCCGAAATGGAAGAAATGGTAAAGAAACAACAAATCTATGATGCTAAAACAGCCTTTGCATATATTTGGTTGAAAGATTATTTTAAAGAAGCATGA
- the deoB gene encoding phosphopentomutase: MNKFKRIHVIVMDSVGIGEAPDADVFGDVGSHTIGHIAEKMNGLHMPQMEQLGLGNIEDIQGINSQAAPTAYFGKMQEASVGKDTMTGHWEIMGLNIDKPFKVYPDGFPQELISQLEEKTGRKVIGNKPASGTEILDELGEEHMKTGAIIVYTSADPVLQIAAHEEIIPLEELYRICEIARELTLSEEFLVGRIIARPFIGEPGKFIRTSNRHDYALKPFGRTAMNELSDAGLDVIAIGKINDIYNGEGITSTERTTDNMDGMDKFIATLDKDFKGISFLNLVDFDALFGHRRDPLGYGKALEEFDVRLKEVLPKLSEEDLLIITADHGNDPTMPGTDHTREYVPLIVYSPKFKEINELPLRNTFADIGATISENFGVATTEFGESFLSLLK; the protein is encoded by the coding sequence ATGAATAAATTTAAGCGCATACATGTGATAGTAATGGACTCTGTTGGTATAGGGGAAGCGCCTGATGCGGACGTCTTTGGTGATGTAGGATCCCATACTATTGGTCATATTGCAGAAAAAATGAACGGACTTCATATGCCTCAGATGGAACAACTTGGACTTGGTAATATTGAGGATATTCAAGGTATCAATAGCCAAGCTGCTCCTACAGCTTATTTTGGCAAAATGCAAGAAGCCTCTGTTGGTAAGGATACAATGACTGGTCATTGGGAAATCATGGGTCTTAATATTGATAAACCGTTTAAAGTATATCCAGACGGATTCCCTCAGGAGTTAATCTCCCAATTAGAGGAGAAAACTGGTCGTAAAGTAATTGGAAACAAACCAGCAAGTGGAACAGAAATTTTAGATGAGCTTGGCGAAGAGCATATGAAAACTGGTGCGATTATTGTATATACATCCGCTGACCCTGTGCTACAAATTGCGGCTCATGAGGAAATAATTCCATTAGAAGAGTTGTATCGTATTTGTGAAATTGCACGTGAGTTAACACTTTCAGAGGAATTCTTAGTGGGTCGTATAATTGCTCGTCCATTTATCGGAGAGCCGGGTAAATTTATTCGTACATCTAATCGCCATGACTATGCATTAAAACCTTTTGGTCGCACAGCGATGAACGAACTAAGTGATGCGGGACTAGATGTAATCGCAATTGGTAAAATAAATGATATTTATAATGGGGAAGGTATTACTTCTACAGAAAGAACAACAGATAATATGGATGGAATGGATAAATTCATCGCTACTTTGGACAAAGATTTCAAAGGCATCAGTTTCTTAAATCTAGTAGATTTTGATGCGTTATTTGGTCACCGTCGCGATCCTTTAGGCTATGGTAAAGCTCTAGAAGAATTCGATGTACGCTTAAAAGAGGTACTTCCAAAGTTATCAGAGGAAGATTTATTGATTATTACGGCGGACCATGGAAATGATCCAACTATGCCAGGAACGGATCATACGCGAGAATATGTTCCGTTAATCGTATACTCACCAAAATTTAAGGAAATAAACGAGTTACCACTACGCAATACATTTGCTGACATTGGAGCAACAATTAGTGAAAACTTTGGTGTAGCAACAACTGAATTCGGAGAAAGTTTCTTATCTTTATTGAAATAA